The Sporosarcina luteola genome contains a region encoding:
- the sdaAA gene encoding L-serine ammonia-lyase, iron-sulfur-dependent, subunit alpha: MEVLFGTVKELVALAETQNKSISEIMIEQEMQMTRRSREEIVAQMENNLSVMESAVEQGLQGVKSTSGLTGGDAVLIQNYIKSGKSLSGDLILDAVSKAVATNEVNAAMGMICATPTAGAAGIVPGTLFAVKDKLNPTREQMVNYLFTSGAFGFVVANNASISGAAGGCQAETGSAASMAAAAIVEMAGGTPQQSAEAFSIVMKNMLGLVCDPVAGLVEVPCVKRNAMGAAKALVGADMALAGVVSRIPTDEVIEAMHRIGQSMPSALRETAKGGLAATPTGKALEAEIFGKDKTSRDAVNS; encoded by the coding sequence ATGGAAGTTCTATTCGGTACTGTAAAAGAATTAGTAGCACTCGCGGAAACACAAAATAAGTCGATTTCGGAAATTATGATTGAACAGGAAATGCAAATGACAAGACGTTCACGTGAAGAGATTGTCGCTCAAATGGAAAATAATCTTTCCGTCATGGAAAGCGCTGTCGAGCAAGGGTTGCAAGGCGTAAAATCGACTTCCGGTTTGACAGGCGGCGATGCAGTCCTTATTCAAAACTATATTAAGTCCGGGAAATCGCTTTCAGGGGACCTTATTTTGGATGCTGTCAGTAAAGCGGTTGCGACAAACGAAGTAAACGCAGCAATGGGAATGATCTGTGCAACTCCAACTGCAGGGGCTGCCGGAATTGTACCAGGAACGCTTTTCGCAGTGAAAGACAAATTGAACCCAACGAGAGAGCAGATGGTGAATTACTTATTTACATCAGGCGCTTTCGGCTTTGTCGTGGCAAATAATGCATCCATCTCTGGAGCAGCAGGAGGATGTCAAGCGGAAACTGGATCAGCCGCTTCGATGGCTGCCGCTGCGATCGTTGAAATGGCTGGAGGAACTCCTCAGCAAAGTGCAGAGGCTTTTTCAATCGTCATGAAAAACATGCTCGGACTTGTGTGCGATCCGGTGGCGGGTCTAGTAGAAGTACCATGTGTGAAGCGTAATGCAATGGGAGCTGCAAAAGCCCTTGTCGGAGCGGATATGGCTCTTGCAGGAGTAGTAAGCAGGATTCCGACTGATGAAGTGATTGAAGCGATGCATAGAATCGGACAGTCAATGCCTTCCGCGTTAAGGGAAACCGCAAAAGGGGGCTTAGCTGCCACTCCTACTGGAAAGGCGCTCGAAGCCGAGATTTTCGGAAAGGACAAAACGTCTCGTGACGCCGTCAATTCTTGA
- a CDS encoding Stp1/IreP family PP2C-type Ser/Thr phosphatase, whose amino-acid sequence MRFEIVTDVGKKRTVNEDSAAVFAIQDGPTLAVVADGMGGHRGGDYASSTAVRILGEQFVKVDSAATMDEDDWKEWLQETVMYVNRTLFDIAENDNEYKGMGTTLDAVLIYGNKGLVTHIGDSRVYTINRNEILQITKDHSFVNILLDSGEITEEEAAKHPQRNWIMRAIGSEKTIMPDFYQLKLDGQTYLLICTDGLSNKLDNKQIHTIVTAHGDLHDKAVKLVELANELGGEDNISVILASPSTSEVSPQ is encoded by the coding sequence TTGCGATTCGAAATAGTGACAGACGTTGGTAAGAAGCGGACAGTGAATGAGGATAGTGCAGCAGTCTTTGCAATTCAGGACGGGCCGACGCTCGCGGTTGTCGCGGATGGCATGGGAGGCCACCGTGGCGGGGACTATGCAAGTTCGACAGCGGTAAGGATACTTGGCGAACAGTTCGTGAAAGTAGATAGCGCTGCAACTATGGACGAGGATGATTGGAAAGAATGGCTTCAGGAGACGGTAATGTATGTAAACCGCACCCTATTCGACATTGCAGAAAATGACAATGAATACAAAGGGATGGGAACAACATTAGATGCTGTGCTCATATACGGAAATAAAGGACTTGTCACTCACATCGGGGATAGCAGGGTATACACGATAAATCGGAATGAGATTCTGCAAATTACGAAGGATCATTCCTTCGTAAATATATTGCTGGATTCCGGAGAAATTACCGAAGAGGAAGCGGCAAAACATCCCCAAAGAAATTGGATAATGAGAGCTATAGGATCCGAGAAAACGATCATGCCCGACTTCTATCAACTCAAATTGGACGGACAGACATACTTGTTGATATGTACGGATGGCTTAAGCAATAAGCTCGACAATAAACAGATTCATACAATCGTCACTGCGCATGGAGATTTGCATGACAAGGCAGTTAAATTGGTCGAGTTGGCGAACGAATTGGGTGGAGAAGACAATATTTCTGTCATATTGGCAAGCCCTTCCACATCGGAGGTGAGCCCACAATGA
- the spoVM gene encoding stage V sporulation protein SpoVM produces MRVYTFTMPKFLSSFVRKCMVVFQKEDKVKTQATASQRNKKRKKEKTSG; encoded by the coding sequence TTGCGAGTTTATACTTTTACGATGCCGAAGTTTCTAAGTAGCTTTGTACGAAAATGCATGGTCGTCTTCCAAAAAGAAGATAAGGTTAAAACCCAAGCTACTGCAAGCCAGCGAAACAAAAAACGGAAAAAAGAAAAAACGTCAGGCTGA
- a CDS encoding Asp23/Gls24 family envelope stress response protein, which translates to MSIEMKNDYGTIDITNDVIAQVVGEAAIECYGIVGMASRHQIRDGLTDILGKENYAKGVIVRNIGDETHIDMYVIIGYGTKISEVAYQVQSKVMYTLKKTLSLTVDSVNIFVQGVRVTN; encoded by the coding sequence ATGTCAATCGAGATGAAAAACGATTACGGTACGATAGATATTACGAATGACGTCATTGCCCAAGTGGTGGGAGAGGCGGCAATCGAATGCTACGGAATTGTCGGCATGGCTTCGCGTCATCAGATCCGGGATGGACTTACAGACATCCTTGGAAAAGAGAACTATGCAAAAGGAGTCATTGTTAGAAATATCGGAGACGAAACACATATCGATATGTATGTCATTATCGGATATGGAACAAAAATCTCTGAGGTCGCATACCAAGTGCAATCCAAAGTGATGTATACATTGAAAAAGACCTTATCGTTAACAGTGGATTCAGTGAATATATTTGTTCAAGGAGTTCGGGTGACGAACTGA
- a CDS encoding DAK2 domain-containing protein, with translation MNFIDGVKFADMVRMGAHHLHQNADYVDSLNVFPVPDGDTGTNMNLSMTSGAKETEANVSAHLGKTAQALSKGLLMGARGNSGVILSQLFRGFGKAVEEEEKLDSKKFANSLEYGVQTAYKAVMKPVEGTILTVAKDAANKGVEVAKSTTDIIKVMEAIVEESKASLKRTPDLLPVLKEVGVVDSGGQGLVYVYEGFLACLKGEELPERTNMDLMEDLVNAEHHRGVQGFMNTEDIVYGYCTEFMVKFEDEKVKKHPFEEGDFRQDLSKFGDSLLVISDEEIAKVHIHTEEPGDALNYAQQYGSLINIKIENMRQQHIDIVGESHSTKKAETASHPYAIVTVAMGTGIADLLKSIGASAVIEGGQTMNPSTEDIVKAIKDVGAERVIILPNNKNIIMAAKQAAEVIGIEAAVVETKSVPEGLAAILAFNPEAEVADNEKSMSKAAAGVKTGQVTYSIRDTSIDGIDIKKDDFMGLAGSKIVISNPSLDDVMKTLLESLINEDDEIVTIIYGEDVTEQEAAEIAEYVESTYDHTEVELYNGKQPLYPYILSVE, from the coding sequence ATGAATTTTATTGATGGTGTGAAATTTGCCGACATGGTGAGGATGGGTGCGCATCACCTTCATCAGAATGCAGACTATGTCGATTCACTTAACGTGTTTCCTGTTCCTGACGGGGACACAGGGACAAATATGAATTTATCCATGACGTCCGGGGCAAAGGAAACGGAAGCGAATGTTTCTGCGCATCTGGGCAAGACCGCCCAAGCATTGTCTAAAGGCCTATTGATGGGAGCACGCGGGAACTCCGGGGTCATCCTATCCCAATTGTTCCGTGGTTTTGGCAAGGCTGTGGAAGAGGAAGAGAAGCTGGATAGCAAGAAGTTCGCAAATTCACTGGAATATGGAGTGCAGACGGCATATAAAGCAGTCATGAAGCCTGTTGAAGGTACGATTCTTACTGTTGCCAAAGATGCAGCGAACAAAGGTGTTGAAGTGGCGAAGTCGACTACAGACATCATTAAAGTGATGGAGGCAATCGTTGAAGAATCGAAAGCTTCTTTGAAACGGACTCCAGATCTACTTCCGGTTTTGAAGGAAGTTGGTGTCGTCGATAGTGGCGGACAAGGCCTTGTTTATGTATATGAAGGCTTTTTGGCATGTCTGAAAGGGGAAGAGCTTCCTGAGCGGACGAATATGGATCTGATGGAGGATCTAGTCAACGCCGAGCATCATCGTGGAGTACAAGGATTCATGAACACTGAAGATATTGTTTACGGCTATTGTACAGAATTCATGGTGAAATTCGAGGATGAAAAAGTGAAGAAGCATCCTTTCGAGGAAGGCGATTTCCGCCAGGACCTGAGCAAGTTCGGTGATTCATTGCTTGTCATTTCAGATGAGGAGATTGCGAAAGTACATATTCACACTGAAGAGCCGGGAGATGCATTGAATTATGCACAGCAATACGGTTCGCTCATTAATATTAAAATCGAAAACATGCGTCAGCAGCATATTGATATTGTCGGGGAAAGCCATTCGACTAAAAAGGCGGAGACAGCTTCTCATCCATACGCAATTGTAACAGTGGCAATGGGGACAGGAATTGCCGACTTGTTGAAGAGCATCGGAGCTTCTGCTGTCATTGAAGGCGGACAGACGATGAATCCATCAACCGAAGATATCGTCAAGGCTATCAAAGACGTTGGTGCGGAGCGGGTCATCATTTTGCCGAACAATAAAAATATCATCATGGCGGCAAAGCAGGCAGCAGAAGTGATTGGCATCGAAGCAGCTGTCGTCGAAACGAAATCCGTTCCGGAAGGGCTGGCGGCAATTCTCGCATTCAATCCTGAAGCCGAAGTGGCTGATAATGAAAAGAGCATGTCCAAAGCGGCGGCCGGCGTGAAAACTGGCCAAGTCACTTATTCGATCCGGGATACATCCATAGATGGCATCGATATTAAAAAAGATGATTTTATGGGACTTGCAGGCAGTAAAATTGTTATCTCCAATCCTTCTTTAGATGATGTTATGAAGACGTTGCTTGAATCACTCATCAATGAAGATGATGAAATCGTAACAATCATCTATGGAGAGGATGTAACTGAGCAAGAAGCTGCTGAAATTGCTGAATACGTGGAATCCACGTATGATCATACAGAAGTCGAATTGTACAACGGGAAACAACCGCTTTATCCTTATATCCTTTCCGTGGAATAA
- the rpmB gene encoding 50S ribosomal protein L28, translating into MAKECVVTGRKARTGNARSHAMNANRRTWGANLQKVRILVNGKPKRVWVSARALKSGKVQRV; encoded by the coding sequence ATGGCTAAAGAATGTGTAGTTACTGGCCGCAAAGCACGTACGGGGAATGCCCGTTCACACGCAATGAATGCCAACAGACGTACTTGGGGAGCTAATCTTCAAAAAGTCCGTATTCTTGTAAACGGTAAACCGAAACGTGTTTGGGTATCTGCGAGAGCGCTCAAATCAGGTAAAGTGCAAAGAGTATAA
- the rsgA gene encoding ribosome small subunit-dependent GTPase A: MPEGQIRKAISGFYYVKVKDGDLIQCKGRGVFKIRGISPLVGDFVTIVREGDNDATITEVHERENELVRPPIANVDQALLVFSIVEPDFSFHLLDRFLAVIESVGIKPVICLTKKDVAGEGDLRQAETAAAYYRGIGYDVIVTFIGDPDLFLLLEPFLDGKTTVLAGQSGVGKSTLLNTLIPELSLKTGVISEALGRGKHTTRHVELLEVAGGLVADTPGFSSLDFDHIEKEELRDTFVEMENVAHECKFRGCLHLKEPGCAVKQKVETGEILQSRYSNYLQFLQEITDRKPRY, encoded by the coding sequence ATGCCGGAAGGACAAATTAGAAAAGCGATAAGCGGTTTTTATTATGTCAAGGTAAAGGACGGAGATCTTATCCAGTGCAAAGGCCGTGGGGTCTTTAAAATTAGGGGTATATCACCCCTTGTCGGAGACTTTGTCACGATTGTCCGTGAAGGTGATAATGATGCAACCATCACTGAAGTTCATGAACGGGAAAATGAGCTGGTCAGACCGCCGATTGCAAACGTTGACCAGGCGTTGCTCGTATTTTCGATTGTGGAACCGGATTTCAGTTTCCATCTATTAGATCGGTTCCTTGCTGTCATCGAATCAGTCGGCATAAAACCGGTTATCTGTCTGACCAAGAAAGACGTCGCAGGGGAAGGGGATCTACGTCAAGCGGAAACTGCAGCTGCGTACTACCGCGGTATCGGCTACGATGTCATCGTTACTTTTATCGGAGATCCAGACCTATTCCTCTTGCTTGAACCATTCTTGGATGGAAAAACAACGGTTCTTGCCGGTCAGTCCGGCGTCGGAAAATCAACATTGCTCAACACGTTGATTCCTGAGCTTTCTTTGAAGACTGGAGTGATTTCGGAAGCACTTGGCAGAGGCAAACATACAACGCGCCATGTAGAACTTTTGGAAGTTGCTGGCGGGCTCGTCGCTGACACGCCAGGCTTCAGCTCCCTTGATTTTGATCATATCGAGAAAGAGGAATTACGTGATACTTTCGTTGAAATGGAAAACGTGGCGCATGAATGCAAATTCAGGGGATGCTTGCATTTGAAGGAGCCTGGCTGCGCAGTTAAACAGAAAGTGGAGACCGGGGAAATCCTTCAATCCCGCTACTCTAATTATTTGCAATTTCTGCAAGAGATTACTGACCGAAAGCCGAGGTATTGA
- a CDS encoding thiamine diphosphokinase, translating to MNRIIICAGGPTGELPDLSAYEAEGTIFIGVDRGAIHLLDQGIIPEEAIGDFDSVSEEEYSRIKESVERVYPFQTEKDETDTELAVDRAISYRPGEVILTGVTGGRLDHFESALHLLLRMQMEHKEVSFRIRNAHNELSLLRPGVHRVKRAAQFPYISFFPFGSSVEGLTLTGFKYETVNERMDMGMTKFTSNEPISEVCTISFRQGICLMVRSSDS from the coding sequence ATGAATAGGATTATCATCTGTGCAGGCGGGCCAACCGGGGAGTTGCCCGACCTGTCCGCTTACGAGGCGGAAGGGACAATTTTCATCGGCGTAGACCGCGGGGCAATTCATTTACTGGATCAAGGGATTATTCCCGAAGAGGCAATCGGAGATTTTGATTCAGTGAGTGAAGAGGAGTATAGCAGAATAAAAGAATCTGTGGAACGAGTCTATCCCTTCCAGACAGAAAAAGACGAAACGGACACGGAACTGGCTGTAGATCGCGCCATTTCCTATCGTCCGGGAGAAGTGATTTTGACCGGTGTCACTGGGGGCAGGTTGGATCATTTCGAATCGGCATTGCATTTATTACTTCGGATGCAGATGGAACATAAAGAAGTTTCATTCCGCATCCGCAACGCTCATAATGAACTTTCATTACTTCGTCCTGGAGTCCATCGGGTGAAAAGGGCTGCCCAGTTCCCTTATATTTCATTTTTCCCCTTCGGCAGTTCTGTAGAAGGCCTGACATTGACCGGCTTCAAGTATGAGACGGTTAACGAAAGGATGGATATGGGCATGACGAAATTCACGAGCAATGAACCAATTTCAGAAGTTTGTACTATCTCATTCCGACAGGGCATATGCTTAATGGTAAGAAGTTCAGATTCCTGA
- the pknB gene encoding Stk1 family PASTA domain-containing Ser/Thr kinase has translation MIGKRIGGRYEVLKGIGEGGMSKVYLAHDIILDRDVAIKVLNYDFANEQDLKKRFQREALSATSLTHPHIVNIFDVGEDEEIHYLVMEYIEGQTLKKFIQMNGPLQVHQAVKIMRQLVSAIANAHHNGIVHRDIKPQNILMDAEGNVKITDFGIAMALSATSHTKTNSVIGTVHYLSPEQARGGMATKKSDIYSLGIVFYELLTGELPFSAETAVAIALKHLQEETPSVRLSFPGIPQSVENVILKATAKNAAYRYQSADEMYEDLLTVLSPERQHEEKFTIPYDDDRTRVIPIITDTSKADHSEKTKIISPVPDSDPAPQQQQKKKRKKWPIIVGLSALLLAIAVLLIYFWPTLFGPKTALIPEVVGLEEAEAISSLEENGFVVEDKVEDYSDEYPAGQVFGTDPEANKKREIGSAVTLYVSIGKETTELTNYVDREYEEIVEFLNSRGFSNIRPEWVHSDAPKGQILKQSPEAGEKVVPEETEIVFTVSLGKEMKTLADLSNYSESKLKDYADTSGFNVRIVNRIESDSVKEGHVISQKPSANAELEKGATVDVVLSKGKAKAPVKYVVYKVTIPYEPSNVEDDEEDKDPEPQTIKIYIQDSKHSMTEPVAEFTITEDVQREITLTLEEGQSGHYQVRRDSEIIAEKSINYNDAE, from the coding sequence ATGATCGGCAAACGAATCGGCGGCCGTTACGAAGTGCTCAAAGGAATCGGAGAAGGCGGAATGTCGAAAGTCTATTTGGCACATGACATCATTTTGGACCGCGATGTTGCCATTAAAGTCTTGAACTATGATTTCGCAAATGAGCAGGATCTGAAAAAGAGATTCCAGCGGGAGGCCCTATCTGCCACAAGTTTGACTCATCCGCATATCGTCAATATTTTTGACGTTGGCGAGGATGAAGAAATTCATTATCTCGTTATGGAATATATTGAAGGCCAGACACTAAAGAAATTTATTCAAATGAATGGTCCTTTGCAAGTCCATCAAGCAGTAAAAATCATGAGGCAGCTCGTTTCGGCTATTGCCAATGCCCATCATAATGGGATTGTCCATCGGGATATAAAACCGCAGAATATTTTAATGGACGCTGAAGGCAATGTGAAAATAACCGATTTCGGAATTGCAATGGCGTTAAGCGCCACGTCACATACAAAAACGAATTCTGTTATCGGAACTGTCCATTATTTATCTCCCGAACAGGCGAGGGGCGGAATGGCAACGAAAAAGTCGGATATTTATTCGTTGGGGATTGTCTTCTATGAACTATTGACAGGTGAACTGCCTTTTTCTGCGGAAACTGCAGTTGCAATCGCATTGAAACATTTGCAGGAAGAGACGCCTTCTGTAAGACTTTCATTTCCCGGCATTCCGCAAAGTGTCGAAAATGTCATTTTAAAAGCGACAGCGAAGAATGCTGCATACAGATACCAGTCGGCGGATGAGATGTATGAAGACCTGCTCACCGTTTTATCACCTGAGAGGCAGCATGAAGAGAAATTCACCATCCCTTACGATGATGACCGGACGCGTGTCATTCCTATCATTACAGACACATCAAAAGCGGACCACTCAGAAAAGACCAAAATCATCAGTCCTGTTCCTGATTCTGATCCTGCCCCGCAACAGCAGCAGAAGAAGAAACGGAAGAAGTGGCCGATCATCGTTGGCTTATCCGCTTTGCTGTTGGCGATTGCAGTCCTCCTGATTTATTTTTGGCCGACCTTATTCGGTCCGAAAACTGCCTTGATACCAGAGGTGGTGGGATTGGAGGAAGCGGAAGCGATTTCGTCGCTTGAGGAAAATGGGTTTGTGGTTGAAGATAAGGTTGAGGATTATTCGGATGAATATCCAGCTGGACAAGTTTTCGGGACAGATCCGGAGGCTAATAAAAAACGAGAGATTGGATCAGCGGTCACCCTATACGTTAGTATCGGCAAGGAAACGACAGAACTGACCAATTATGTTGATAGGGAATATGAAGAAATTGTTGAATTCCTAAATAGTAGAGGATTTAGTAATATTCGACCAGAATGGGTTCACAGTGATGCACCAAAAGGACAAATCCTGAAGCAGTCGCCTGAAGCCGGCGAGAAAGTAGTTCCGGAAGAAACTGAAATTGTGTTTACAGTCAGTTTAGGGAAAGAAATGAAAACACTGGCTGATCTATCGAATTATTCTGAGAGTAAATTGAAGGATTATGCTGATACGTCCGGCTTCAATGTTCGAATCGTTAATAGGATAGAATCTGATAGTGTGAAGGAAGGTCATGTCATTTCACAAAAACCTTCAGCGAACGCCGAACTTGAAAAAGGTGCGACAGTTGACGTAGTCCTTTCAAAAGGCAAGGCGAAGGCCCCGGTTAAGTATGTTGTGTACAAGGTTACGATTCCATATGAACCATCGAATGTTGAAGACGATGAGGAAGACAAAGACCCTGAACCGCAAACGATCAAAATCTATATTCAGGACAGCAAACATTCCATGACGGAACCAGTTGCTGAATTTACGATAACGGAAGATGTGCAGAGAGAGATTACACTCACATTGGAAGAAGGCCAAAGCGGCCATTATCAGGTCCGTAGAGATTCGGAAATTATTGCAGAAAAATCGATTAATTATAATGATGCCGAATGA
- the rpe gene encoding ribulose-phosphate 3-epimerase, whose amino-acid sequence MIKIAPSILAADFSKLADEVKEVEKAGAELIHIDVMDGHFVPNITMGPIVVEALRPVTDLPLDVHLMIENPDAYIEQFAKAGADYITVHVEACRHLHRTIQLIRSFGVKPGVVLNPHTPVEHIVHILEDIDMVLFMTVNPGFGGQKFIHSVLPKVKQLSDLIKERGLSIDIEIDGGINEETIIPCVEAGANIFVAGSAVYNAEDRTEALQRIKAAGESVLN is encoded by the coding sequence ATGATTAAAATTGCACCGTCCATTTTAGCTGCGGACTTTTCGAAGTTGGCAGATGAAGTGAAAGAAGTTGAGAAAGCTGGAGCTGAACTGATTCATATTGATGTAATGGATGGCCATTTCGTTCCGAACATTACGATGGGACCGATTGTTGTGGAAGCGTTGCGGCCAGTTACGGATCTTCCGCTCGATGTCCATCTCATGATTGAGAACCCTGATGCATATATTGAACAGTTCGCGAAAGCGGGAGCGGATTATATTACTGTCCATGTGGAAGCGTGCCGACACTTGCATCGCACCATTCAGCTGATCCGTTCTTTCGGAGTGAAGCCGGGTGTCGTACTGAACCCGCATACGCCGGTAGAGCATATCGTCCATATCCTTGAAGATATCGACATGGTATTATTCATGACGGTCAATCCGGGATTCGGGGGACAGAAGTTCATCCATTCCGTACTTCCGAAAGTGAAGCAATTGTCCGATCTGATCAAGGAAAGAGGATTGTCAATCGATATCGAAATCGATGGCGGCATCAATGAGGAAACGATCATCCCTTGCGTTGAGGCGGGCGCCAATATATTTGTCGCTGGCTCGGCCGTTTATAATGCGGAAGATCGTACGGAAGCACTGCAAAGGATTAAAGCCGCTGGGGAAAGCGTACTGAATTGA
- the sdaAB gene encoding L-serine ammonia-lyase, iron-sulfur-dependent subunit beta, which produces MKYRSVFEIIGPVMIGPSSSHTAGAARIGRVARDLFGRQPEWAKIHLYGSFAETYKGHGTDVAIIGGLLDYDTFDERIKTAFEDAAALGMTFEFIPEEEEADHPNTAKIVIGDSQGEMELVGISIGGGTMEVTELNGFPLRLSGHFPALLVVHDDRSGVIANVSNAIASQGMNIAHMEVGRKEKGKMALMVIEVDQMFDETLINELKSLPNVTQVSTLAN; this is translated from the coding sequence ATGAAATATAGATCTGTCTTTGAAATTATTGGTCCCGTCATGATCGGGCCTTCATCTTCGCACACCGCTGGAGCAGCTCGAATTGGACGAGTAGCCCGGGATTTGTTCGGACGTCAGCCGGAGTGGGCGAAAATTCATCTCTATGGTTCTTTTGCAGAAACTTATAAAGGGCATGGGACTGACGTTGCGATTATCGGGGGGTTGCTGGATTACGACACGTTTGATGAAAGAATAAAAACGGCTTTTGAAGATGCCGCAGCACTCGGCATGACTTTCGAGTTCATTCCCGAAGAGGAAGAAGCCGATCATCCGAATACGGCAAAAATTGTTATTGGCGACAGTCAAGGCGAAATGGAGCTTGTCGGGATTTCAATCGGTGGCGGTACAATGGAAGTCACTGAGTTGAATGGCTTTCCACTTCGCTTATCGGGTCATTTCCCGGCGCTCCTCGTTGTACACGACGATCGTTCGGGCGTCATTGCAAATGTTTCCAACGCTATCGCTTCGCAAGGCATGAACATTGCGCATATGGAAGTTGGCCGGAAGGAAAAAGGGAAAATGGCTCTGATGGTTATCGAAGTCGACCAGATGTTTGATGAAACACTCATAAATGAATTGAAATCGTTGCCGAATGTTACGCAAGTTTCAACATTGGCGAACTGA